CTTATAACACTGTAATCTTTATTAAATAACTTTTTAAAATTAATGTTTTTGATTCTTTTAGAAAATTTACCAACTGCTTTTAAAAATTTATCCCTCATTTTATTACCCCCGTACTTCCCATTAAAATTTTAACAAATATCACCAGTGAAAAAAATTAATACCTTACAATTTTTTTATCGGCATTATTAAATAAAAAGTTTATTTATTTAAATTTTTAATTTAGAATTTAAAGTTTATAAGTTTAATTTAAGTTAAAATAATTTACAATAGAATAAATATTATACTTTAAAATAAAACGAAGGATAATTTTAAAAACAGTTTTTTTAAATAAATACACAATTGCTGGCAGAATCTAAAAAAGCAAACTTTTTTTAAATTCTACCAGCAATTTATGTAAGAAAGTCAATGCTTTTTTATGAAATATTATTTTGGTACTCTTACAATAAACTCATAATAGGTGCCTCTGTCAAACTGGGCTGCCTTTGCCTCTACTCCTGATTTTCTCATAAGCTCTATAGCTTGTTTTATTGTATTTACAAATATTCTTATATCCTTTATGGCTTTAGTGAGCTGAGGTTTGTTTTTCTTTTCATTTTGCTTTCTGGTGTATTTTTCAATTGCCCTTTCCACCAGGTCTTCTGTCTTTTTAACATTTAACCCCTTTTCACATACATGCTTTAAAACTTTTAACTGAAGCTGTTCATCATGGAGTTTTAAAAGTGCTCTTGCATGTCTTTCAGTTAAATTGTTATCATGAAGGATTTTCTTTACAAGGGGTGGAAGTTTTAATAGCCTTATTTTGTTTGCTATGGTTGATTGGCTTTTTCCAATTTTTCGGGCAAGCTCCTCCTGGGTAAACCCATGGTCGTTAATCAGATTGTTGTATCCTTCCGCTTCCTCCATGTAATTTAAATCTTCCCTTTGAAGGTTTTCAATTAAAGCCATAACTGCAGATTCATTGTCATTAACATCCACAATTATAGCCGGTATTTCTTTTAATCCTGCCATGGTGGAAGCTCTAAGTCTTCTTTCACCTGCAACAAGCTCATACATATTACCTGATATTTTTCTGACACTTATAGGTTGGATAACTCCATACTGTTTTATTGATTCACACAATTCTTCTAAAGGGATTTTATTAAACTGCTTCCTCGGCTGATATGGATTTGGTCTGATACACTCAATGGGTAAATAAGTAATACTTTTTGATTTACTCTTGTTTTCCTGTCTTGCTATTCTTAGTCTGTTTTCTAACATAGGGCACCATCCTTTGCAAAATTTTTTATCATTTGTTAAACTTTTTTATTAACCAAAGCGGCACTTCTGCTTTTTTATATGTACCACTATAAGTTAATGCTGTAAAATACCTATCTAATTAATAAAAATTTAATAAAATATTATACAAAGGAATATTCTACCGAAATTTTATAAATCCTTTTTTTAAAGCAAAGAATCGTTCGCCCAAATGCCTTATATTACTGCATTTTATGAGTTAAATCAAAGGAGCTTTTGAAGGTTTGCCACTTTTTCTGGGATATTTTGTCGGTGTATGTCGGAACTTTTTTATAATTATTATATTTCTTTTTATATCTGTAGAAGGTAGATTAAATTTAATCACATCTTTGATTTCTCCCCCTAAAATTTCCAAAGCTTTTTTGGAATTATCCAACTCCTCTTGTATATCACTGCCTTTCATGGCTATAAAAGTACCCCCTGTTTTCACAAATGGCAGGCAGTACTCAAGCAGGACAGGCAAATTTGCAACTGCCCTTGCCAAAGCTAAATCAAACTTTTCTCTGAAATCTCCTGAGACCCCTTTATCCTCTGCCCTTGAGTGAATAACTTCTATATTTTTTAAATCTAACTTCTCTATAACTTCATTTAAAAATTTAGTCCTCTTTTCAAGGGAATCTAAAAGGGTTACATTTAAATCTTTCTTTATAATTTTTAAAGGTATCCCCGGAAAACCTGCCCCTGTACCCACATCTATTACTTTTTTTAAATCTTTTCCTATATACGGGACAACACTTATAGAATCAATAAAATGTTTTATAATTATATCCCTGTCGTCTGTAATTGCTGTTAAATTTATATTTTTATTCCACTTTAAAAGTGTTTCTTTATATTTAAA
The genomic region above belongs to Acetivibrio saccincola and contains:
- the noc gene encoding nucleoid occlusion protein, producing the protein MLENRLRIARQENKSKSKSITYLPIECIRPNPYQPRKQFNKIPLEELCESIKQYGVIQPISVRKISGNMYELVAGERRLRASTMAGLKEIPAIIVDVNDNESAVMALIENLQREDLNYMEEAEGYNNLINDHGFTQEELARKIGKSQSTIANKIRLLKLPPLVKKILHDNNLTERHARALLKLHDEQLQLKVLKHVCEKGLNVKKTEDLVERAIEKYTRKQNEKKNKPQLTKAIKDIRIFVNTIKQAIELMRKSGVEAKAAQFDRGTYYEFIVRVPK
- the rsmG gene encoding 16S rRNA (guanine(527)-N(7))-methyltransferase RsmG; this translates as MNENELIKLLKDGASEFNINLEKEDIESFFKYKETLLKWNKNINLTAITDDRDIIIKHFIDSISVVPYIGKDLKKVIDVGTGAGFPGIPLKIIKKDLNVTLLDSLEKRTKFLNEVIEKLDLKNIEVIHSRAEDKGVSGDFREKFDLALARAVANLPVLLEYCLPFVKTGGTFIAMKGSDIQEELDNSKKALEILGGEIKDVIKFNLPSTDIKRNIIIIKKFRHTPTKYPRKSGKPSKAPLI